Proteins from a single region of Maridesulfovibrio ferrireducens:
- a CDS encoding HAD-IIB family hydrolase: MNLSCKLKELFPNISNIVNQPLTEDLVGSFFPANSTRFAHMKQAARTAERIARQTGLNKKQADKLITAALFHDIGYSEKLGQTGFHPLDGAAFLAHVGAQEEVIEAVLWHSSTQRDIYFYPEIENIYKNFPDPSENNHTLKGVSYCDFRTSPVGQSFSFGQRISEFKKRPGASKYAQETAKWTLPKARATQAAYVKAISNQQQTSLPWIFCDIDSTLIYPGQTINTATTEALCRYVEAGGKMSLITGKHLISIRDFLRESGMEGPHSGVNGSMIIKDDHLTSYGPTVENYKAIEDILIAEGIHYATYVAGGIWTRSPLTEAEIDSYKFVGEILPQPGTTPDKGGIFKVLTFSHKNDRKRCAFVRDLAAKQGLACVRTADGFLEICPQAHGKHAAAMHIMNEAGWSDLNSISIGDSENDLTMFGVTGLSAAVANATEDVLPAADLHIPSCIDNGVAQLLDALVDSAKDGSWEIPSKWLAQY; the protein is encoded by the coding sequence TTGAACCTTTCCTGCAAATTAAAAGAACTGTTTCCAAATATTTCAAATATAGTAAACCAGCCTCTAACAGAAGATCTTGTCGGTTCATTTTTCCCCGCAAACTCGACACGCTTTGCTCATATGAAACAAGCTGCCCGAACAGCTGAAAGAATCGCCAGACAAACAGGATTAAACAAAAAACAAGCTGACAAGTTGATTACTGCAGCGCTTTTCCATGACATCGGCTACTCTGAAAAGCTGGGACAGACCGGATTTCACCCTTTAGACGGTGCAGCCTTCCTTGCACATGTCGGAGCGCAAGAAGAAGTCATAGAAGCGGTTTTATGGCACTCCAGCACACAACGAGATATCTACTTCTACCCTGAAATTGAAAATATATATAAAAATTTCCCTGATCCTTCTGAAAACAACCACACACTGAAAGGTGTCAGCTATTGTGATTTCCGAACTTCGCCAGTGGGACAATCTTTTTCTTTCGGACAAAGAATAAGTGAGTTTAAAAAAAGACCCGGAGCCAGTAAGTACGCTCAGGAAACAGCCAAGTGGACTCTTCCGAAAGCACGGGCAACGCAGGCAGCTTATGTTAAAGCTATCTCCAACCAACAACAAACGTCCCTGCCATGGATTTTCTGCGATATTGACAGCACGCTCATATATCCGGGCCAAACGATCAACACAGCCACAACCGAGGCATTGTGCAGATATGTTGAAGCAGGTGGCAAAATGTCCCTTATTACCGGTAAGCATCTTATCAGCATCCGCGATTTTCTACGTGAATCAGGCATGGAAGGCCCGCATTCAGGGGTAAACGGCTCGATGATCATTAAAGATGATCACCTTACTTCTTACGGCCCCACGGTCGAAAATTACAAAGCTATTGAAGACATTCTTATTGCAGAAGGAATCCACTACGCAACCTATGTTGCTGGTGGCATCTGGACCAGATCGCCATTAACTGAGGCTGAAATCGACTCTTACAAGTTTGTCGGAGAAATTCTTCCACAACCGGGCACAACTCCGGACAAAGGCGGAATATTCAAAGTTCTTACCTTCTCCCATAAAAATGATAGAAAACGATGCGCTTTCGTTCGAGATCTTGCCGCCAAGCAAGGACTTGCCTGTGTGCGTACTGCTGATGGGTTTCTAGAAATATGCCCCCAAGCGCATGGGAAACATGCCGCAGCCATGCATATTATGAATGAAGCCGGCTGGTCTGATTTGAACAGTATCTCAATCGGCGACAGTGAAAACGATCTTACCATGTTCGGCGTTACGGGGCTTAGCGCAGCTGTTGCCAACGCAACTGAAGACGTCCTCCCAGCCGCCGACCTGCATATTCCTTCCTGCATCGACAACGGAGTTGCACAACTGCTGGATGCTCTTGTTGACTCAGCAAAAGATGGAAGCTGGGAAATTCCTAGTAAATGGCTGGCTCAATATTAG
- the cmk gene encoding (d)CMP kinase yields MAVPFIITIDGPAGVGKSTLAKRLADHFEIAYLDTGAMFRATAWKLGEGSWDWDSSKIETALKSFLFTLSGSGSNSVLSLNGTALTNDIRTETVGMWASNVAKIPAVRAFQKIAQREIGNTTSLIAEGRDMGSVIFPQAPCKFFLDADLEERARRRFSQLEEMGKPANLTELVEQIGARDDQDRNRKEAPLKAADDAIIVDTTKLDIDGVFKKLVAEVKKISA; encoded by the coding sequence ATGGCGGTCCCTTTCATCATAACTATCGACGGACCTGCCGGTGTAGGTAAATCCACACTTGCTAAACGTCTCGCAGATCATTTTGAGATTGCCTATCTGGATACCGGCGCAATGTTCAGAGCAACCGCTTGGAAACTGGGCGAAGGTTCATGGGACTGGGACAGCTCTAAAATTGAGACAGCTCTTAAATCCTTTTTGTTCACTCTGTCCGGTTCGGGAAGCAACTCTGTGCTCAGCCTTAACGGAACGGCGTTAACAAACGACATTCGCACAGAAACAGTGGGCATGTGGGCCTCTAACGTTGCGAAGATTCCAGCCGTCCGAGCTTTCCAGAAAATAGCACAGCGCGAGATTGGAAATACTACCTCTCTTATTGCAGAAGGCAGAGATATGGGCTCGGTTATTTTCCCGCAAGCTCCCTGTAAATTCTTCCTTGATGCGGACTTAGAAGAACGCGCCCGCAGACGTTTTTCTCAGCTTGAAGAAATGGGCAAACCTGCAAATCTCACCGAACTGGTTGAACAAATCGGCGCAAGAGACGATCAAGACCGCAACCGCAAAGAAGCTCCTTTGAAAGCCGCGGATGATGCTATCATTGTTGATACAACAAAGCTTGATATCGACGGAGTTTTTAAAAAACTTGTCGCGGAAGTTAAAAAAATATCAGCTTAA
- a CDS encoding universal stress protein: protein MITIKKILCAVDFSEHSPVVADYANTLAKTMGSKIICLYVAPSLDQYVGFHVPPSSIENFVGEIVTGADTTMETFIKENFKDAKVDGKVMTGYAAEEILTLAKAEEVDMIIMGTHGRRGIDRILFGSVAEKVVKAAKCPVLTVRPE from the coding sequence ATGATTACCATCAAAAAGATACTCTGCGCAGTGGACTTTTCGGAACACAGCCCGGTAGTAGCTGATTATGCAAACACTCTTGCCAAGACTATGGGATCTAAAATTATTTGCCTATATGTTGCTCCTTCGCTGGATCAATATGTAGGATTCCATGTTCCGCCAAGTTCCATTGAAAACTTTGTCGGCGAGATTGTTACCGGAGCAGACACAACCATGGAAACCTTCATAAAAGAAAACTTTAAAGATGCAAAGGTTGATGGAAAGGTAATGACCGGTTACGCAGCTGAAGAAATTTTAACTCTCGCTAAAGCTGAAGAAGTCGACATGATTATCATGGGAACCCACGGCAGAAGAGGAATTGATCGTATTCTATTCGGTTCCGTTGCAGAAAAGGTCGTTAAAGCTGCAAAATGCCCTGTGCTTACCGTCAGACCTGAATAA
- the hisC gene encoding histidinol-phosphate transaminase codes for MSPIKVRPDVMETKPYAPGLTIEEIKEKYGLDNVIKLASNENPLGASPLAQKAITRHAPNIFRYPHNGNPRLNKAVAKRFGFAEENIICGNGSDEVIDLLIRVKAEPGRDEVLTYESCFSMYSLMSRLCGINFRQIPREAGHKQPLKAMAAAVTDKTAIIFVTTPDNPTGLAVTAKEVREMAMTIPEQTILAIDEAYIDFATPAEEYDMRPLLNEFPNIVLLRTFSKAFGLAGMRVGFGIMSTELAGYINRARAPFTVSLLAEEAAIAALGDDAFYNETLDVVLRGRKLFTDEIKAMGCEVLPSQSNFIMFKPTRDAGEVFEELLKRGLIVRPLKSFGLGEYIRVNMGTDRENKIFLQNLKELL; via the coding sequence ATGTCCCCTATCAAAGTCCGCCCTGACGTGATGGAGACCAAACCCTACGCTCCTGGACTTACCATCGAAGAGATCAAAGAGAAGTACGGTCTGGATAATGTTATTAAACTCGCGAGCAATGAAAATCCGCTCGGAGCCTCACCACTCGCTCAAAAAGCAATAACACGTCATGCCCCGAATATTTTTCGTTATCCGCATAACGGCAACCCCCGCCTGAACAAAGCTGTTGCAAAGCGGTTCGGATTTGCTGAAGAAAACATCATATGCGGAAACGGTTCTGACGAAGTTATCGACCTGCTGATTAGAGTTAAAGCTGAACCCGGCCGTGACGAAGTGCTGACCTATGAATCTTGTTTCAGCATGTACAGCCTTATGTCTCGTCTTTGCGGTATAAATTTCAGACAGATTCCCCGCGAAGCAGGTCACAAACAACCTCTTAAAGCGATGGCTGCTGCGGTTACAGATAAAACAGCCATAATTTTTGTAACGACTCCTGACAACCCGACGGGGCTTGCAGTCACGGCAAAAGAAGTCCGCGAAATGGCCATGACTATTCCCGAACAGACGATCCTTGCCATAGACGAGGCATACATTGATTTCGCAACCCCTGCGGAAGAATATGACATGCGTCCGCTGTTAAATGAATTTCCGAATATAGTCCTGCTCAGAACATTCTCTAAAGCCTTCGGGTTGGCTGGAATGCGAGTCGGATTCGGCATAATGAGTACAGAGCTTGCCGGTTACATCAACCGCGCACGTGCTCCTTTCACCGTCAGCCTCCTTGCAGAGGAAGCAGCTATTGCAGCTCTCGGTGACGACGCGTTCTATAATGAAACTCTTGACGTTGTTCTGCGCGGCAGAAAGCTCTTCACAGACGAAATTAAAGCTATGGGATGTGAAGTTCTGCCTTCGCAATCAAACTTTATTATGTTCAAACCCACACGCGATGCCGGAGAAGTTTTTGAAGAACTTCTAAAACGCGGTCTTATTGTGCGCCCGCTTAAAAGCTTCGGCCTCGGCGAGTATATTCGTGTGAATATGGGTACGGATCGTGAAAATAAAATATTCTTACAAAACCTCAAGGAGCTTCTGTAA
- the hflC gene encoding protease modulator HflC: protein MSLLKKSSAPLAILLIFLVLGVAQSAFIVKQTEKAIVLQLGKPKAGPLGPGLHFKLPFVQNVIYFDSRLLEYDARPAEILTKDKKNMVVDNYSKWRITDPLQFYRTVTSIPRAQARLDDIIYAELRVALGGYTLIEIISSDRTSIMTEVTQKSNELVSAYGIEINDVRIKRTDLPPENARAIYGRMRAERERMAKQYRSQGSEASARITAQADKERAITLADANLKAEILRGEGDGIATKTYADSFGKAPEFYEFKKSLEAYEKGFKDNTRIILSQDNPFLKYMK, encoded by the coding sequence ATGAGTTTACTTAAAAAAAGCTCCGCACCCCTGGCAATATTACTTATATTTTTAGTTTTGGGAGTTGCGCAAAGTGCCTTTATTGTAAAGCAGACTGAGAAAGCAATCGTATTGCAGCTTGGTAAGCCTAAGGCCGGACCTCTCGGACCGGGACTTCATTTTAAACTCCCGTTCGTTCAGAACGTGATTTATTTTGATTCACGCTTGCTTGAGTATGATGCTCGTCCTGCTGAAATTCTGACTAAAGATAAGAAGAACATGGTTGTGGATAACTACTCCAAGTGGCGCATTACTGACCCCTTGCAGTTTTATCGCACAGTTACTTCTATTCCCCGTGCTCAGGCTCGTCTTGATGATATCATCTATGCTGAGCTTCGAGTCGCTCTTGGTGGATATACCTTGATTGAGATTATTTCCAGTGACCGTACTTCTATTATGACAGAGGTTACTCAGAAATCTAATGAACTGGTTTCAGCTTACGGTATCGAAATCAATGATGTACGTATTAAACGTACTGATCTGCCTCCTGAGAACGCCCGTGCTATTTACGGACGTATGAGGGCGGAACGAGAACGTATGGCGAAGCAGTACCGTTCTCAGGGTAGTGAAGCATCAGCCCGCATCACTGCGCAAGCTGATAAAGAAAGAGCAATCACTCTGGCTGACGCCAACCTCAAAGCAGAAATTCTTCGAGGTGAGGGTGATGGAATCGCTACTAAGACATACGCTGACAGTTTCGGAAAGGCTCCTGAATTCTACGAATTCAAGAAGTCTCTGGAAGCATATGAAAAAGGGTTCAAGGACAACACACGGATCATCCTTTCACAGGATAATCCATTCTTGAAATACATGAAGTAG
- the glf gene encoding UDP-galactopyranose mutase — protein sequence MSHKYVVVGAGITGSVIARRIAEECGEKVLVIDSRNHIGGNCYSRFDPDTGTEVHSYGTHIFHTSERRVWDYLNRFTEFNSYRHKVLTTYKNRTYHMPVNLQTINSFFNLSLRPHEVAGFIQKQSEKENITDPQNLEEKAISLIGRDLYEAFVKGYTLKQWECDPRELSADIISRLPFRHTYECDYFTCRYQGLPYQGYGRMFENMLDHELITVQLETDFFDIRNELPEDCTVYYSGPVDRFFDYCHGELTWRSLRFEYETEDVEDYQGTSVMNYADIDVPYTRIHEYQHLHPERENKSGKTVISREFSMKWKQREEPYYPVNTAEDRKVLELYQAEAQKLPKVHFTGRLGQYKYYDMDKAVLAALDIELKTLS from the coding sequence ATGTCGCATAAGTACGTGGTAGTCGGAGCAGGGATAACTGGTTCAGTCATAGCGCGGCGCATTGCAGAAGAGTGTGGAGAGAAGGTACTTGTTATCGACAGTCGCAACCACATCGGAGGCAATTGCTATAGTCGTTTTGATCCTGATACCGGGACTGAAGTTCATAGCTACGGAACTCATATTTTTCATACTTCCGAGCGTAGAGTTTGGGATTATCTGAACCGCTTCACGGAATTCAACAGCTATCGACATAAAGTTCTGACTACCTATAAAAATCGCACTTACCATATGCCTGTAAATTTGCAGACGATTAATTCTTTTTTTAATCTGAGTTTACGGCCGCATGAAGTTGCCGGATTCATTCAGAAGCAAAGCGAAAAAGAGAACATCACCGATCCTCAGAATTTAGAAGAAAAGGCCATCAGCCTTATCGGTCGTGATCTTTATGAAGCCTTTGTCAAAGGGTATACGCTTAAGCAATGGGAATGTGATCCGCGTGAACTTTCCGCCGATATTATCAGTCGATTGCCGTTTCGTCATACTTATGAATGTGATTATTTCACCTGTCGCTATCAGGGATTGCCGTATCAAGGGTATGGCAGGATGTTTGAGAATATGCTGGATCATGAGTTGATCACTGTTCAGCTTGAAACAGATTTTTTTGATATTCGTAATGAGTTACCGGAAGATTGTACGGTTTACTATTCCGGTCCTGTTGATCGTTTTTTTGATTACTGTCACGGGGAGCTGACTTGGCGTTCACTGAGATTTGAATATGAGACAGAAGATGTGGAAGATTATCAGGGAACATCGGTTATGAATTATGCCGATATTGATGTGCCCTATACCCGCATTCATGAATATCAGCACCTCCATCCGGAAAGAGAAAACAAGAGCGGTAAAACCGTCATTTCGCGCGAGTTCTCCATGAAGTGGAAGCAGAGGGAAGAACCGTATTACCCAGTCAACACCGCAGAGGACCGCAAGGTATTGGAATTGTATCAGGCAGAAGCTCAAAAATTACCGAAGGTGCATTTTACCGGAAGGCTCGGACAGTATAAATATTACGACATGGATAAGGCCGTGCTGGCGGCTCTTGATATCGAACTAAAAACCCTCTCCTGA